The Primulina tabacum isolate GXHZ01 chromosome 16, ASM2559414v2, whole genome shotgun sequence genome window below encodes:
- the LOC142528554 gene encoding protein FANTASTIC FOUR 3-like, whose protein sequence is MATCGRLDHIFEKPLPENPTLLESLSSWKQIKSMKPIDDSSFTEIFGELHFKEKSHAGKDDPHRDKHENKILTSSYCYPFNQTKQYYKNSDSLSLCTEGLGFESSGDVDYLLSNDHTCRNDHKQHEDRKVNTRNIRFSKNDRFNRGEFPPPISCIGSSGQPGVCFKSYRQDGRFILKEIRIPTQEVLHACRENGRLRLQLIQSDDEILDEDDEEKYADEEQENAETCHGSS, encoded by the coding sequence ATGGCTACCTGTGGTAGACTAGATCACATCTTTGAGAAGCCATTGCCGGAAAATCCGACTCTTCTTGAATCACTCTCATCGTGGAAACAGATCAAATCCATGAAACCTATTGACGATTCTTCCTTCACCGAAATATTTGGCGAATTGCATTTCAAAGAGAAAAGCCATGCCGGGAAGGATGATCCCCATCGGGACAAGCATGAAAACAAGATCCTTACATCCAGTTACTGCTATCCCTTCAACCAGACAAAGCAATATTACAAGAACAGTGATAGCTTGTCTCTGTGCACAGAAGGACTCGGGTTCGAAAGTTCCGGTGATGTTGACTATTTGTTGAGCAATGATCATACTTGTCGTAACGATCATAAGCAACATGAAGACAGAAAAGTTAATACAAGAAACATTagattttcaaaaaatgatcGTTTTAACAGAGGGGAATTTCCTCCACCGATTTCTTGTATCGGAAGCAGTGGACAACCTGGGGTTTGTTTCAAATCATACAGGCAAGATGGCAGATTTATACTCAAAGAAATCAGGATCCCAACTCAGGAAGTTTTGCATGCATGCCGCGAGAATGGACGCTTGAGGTTGCAGTTGATTCAGTCTGATGATGAAATTCTTGATGAAGACGATGAAGAAAAGTATGCCGATGAAGAACAAGAGAATGCAGAAACCTGCCATGGCAGTTCTTGA